A region from the Triticum aestivum cultivar Chinese Spring chromosome 3D, IWGSC CS RefSeq v2.1, whole genome shotgun sequence genome encodes:
- the LOC123077116 gene encoding putative disease resistance protein RGA4 has product MATILESLLGSCANKLQNIISDEAILILGVEEELAEVLRRVELIRCCIYDAEKRRTKELAVNNWLGQLRDVIYDVDEIMDVARCKGSKLLPDHPSSSSISASYKGLSVSSCFCNIRSRHDVAVRIRSLNKRIENISKDTTFLTFSTSTQPTGNGPTSKLIRSSNLVEPNLVGKEIIHSSKKLVDLALAHKANKSYKLAIVGTGGVGKTTLAQKIFNDQKIKGSFKLQAWICVSRDYNEVTVLKEVLRNIGVYHEQGETIAELQRKLAETVEGKSFFLVLDDVWHPNVWTDLLRTPFHTTNSGVILVTTRDDQIAMRIGIQHTHQVDLMSAEVGWELLWKSMNIAEEKEVHNLRNTGMDIVDKCGRLPLAIKVTASALASKDLTENEWRKFLGKYSGSHRMLSDEIEGALYLSYDELPHRLKQCFLYCALYTEDSIIYRGVVTKLWIAEGFIMEQQGQLLEDTAEGYYYELIHRNLLQPDGTIFNQAQCRMHDLLRQLACKLSRDECFIGDVETLRGENMSKLRCLSVVSKKDKLVLTSMDNMVVKVRTFLAFYGPWKIEDAFFKRFLLLRVLALNYSIVQNIPDYIGKLIHLRLLDLGHTGISHLPESIGSLKNLQVLSLINCDALQSLPSAMTQLCNLRCLRLTGTKVNQVPKGIGKLNLLTELRGFLVGDISDNADVQDGWKLEELSSLPQMMYLNLVKLERTAHCRTNVVLEDKKHLKELVLEWTTHGEGLYSEDVSNAEKVFELLVPPCNLETLYIFGFFGQRYPTWFGTTCLSSVTHLFLKNLRSCVDLPPVGQLPNLKFLRIDGAHAVTKVGPEFVSYRVGEPISNGFIAFPKLEWFFIKDMPNWEEWSFFKGVENVVDEGGEDGGAEICNGDAQSIRLQLLPRLVKLKVEGCPKLRALPRQLGEDTASLKELLLIGANNLKAVEDLTVLELLVIEDCEGLEKVSNLPQVSKLQVRGCPNLSHVEGLGNLQQLGLGEDMQEISSRWVPGLQNQRQRLHGEDLDVYTLSTG; this is encoded by the coding sequence ATGGCAACCATACTAGAATCTTTGCTTGGATCATGTGCCAATAAGTTGCAAAATATTATTAGTGATGAGGCCATACTAATCCTAGGGGTGGAAGAAGAGCTTGCAGAAGTGTTGCGACGGGTAGAACTAATACGTTGTTGTATATATGATGCTGAGAAAAGGAGGACAAAAGAGCTTGCAGTGAACAATTGGCTTGGTCAACTGAGAGATGTTATATATGATGTTGATGAAATCATGGACGTGGCTAGATGCAAAGGAAGCAAGCTACTGCCTGACCATCCATCATCATCAAGCATATCAGCTTCCTATAAAGGCCTTTCAGTTTCCTCTTGCTTTTGTAACATCAGGTCACGCCACGATGTTGCTGTTCGGATTAGAAGTCTGAACAAAAGGATAGAGAACATTTCAAAagatacaacatttttaacattCAGCACTAGTACTCAACCTACTGGAAATGGTCCAACATCCAAATTGATAAGAAGTTCCAACCTTGTTGAGCCCAACCTTGTGggtaaggagatcatacattctaGCAAGAAGTTGGTAGACTTAGCACTTGCTCACAAGGCAAATAAGTCTTATAAGCTTGCTATTGTTGGAACAGGAGGAGTTGGTAAGACAACTCTAGCTCAGAAAATATTCAATGACCAAAAAATAAAAGGAAGCTTCAAGTTACAGGCATGGATTTGTGTTTCGCGGGACTACAATGAAGTAACTGTTCTAAAAGAGGTTCTTCGAAATATTGGTGTGTATCATGAGCAAGGCGAAACCATAGCAGAACTACAGAGAAAGCTTGCAGAAACAGTTGAAGGGAAGAGTTTCTTTCTGGTTTTAGATGACGTGTGGCATCCCAATGTCTGGACGGATTTATTAAGAACCCCATTCCATACAACAAATTCTGGAGTAATATTGGTAACCACACGAGATGATCAAATAGCAATGAGAATAGGCATACAACATACCCATCAAGTTGATCTCATGTCAGCAGAGGTGGGATGGGAGCTACTTTGGAAGAGCATGAACATTGCCGAAGAGAAAGAAGTGCATAATTTGAGAAACACAGGCATGGACATTGTTGATAAATGTGGTCGCCTCCCTCTTGCAATTAAGGTTACTGCTAGTGCTTTGGCAAGCAAAGATCTAACAGAGAATGAGTGGAGAAAGTTTTTAGGCAAATACTCCGGCTCCCATAGGATGCTCTCTGATGAAATAGAGGGCGCTCTATACCTAAGCTATGACGAGTTACCGCATCGTCTGAAACAGTGTTTCCTTTACTGTGCTTTGTATACTGAAGATTCTATCATTTACCGTGGTGTAGTTACAAAGTTATGGATTGCTGAAGGCTTCATTATGGAGCAACAAGGTCAACTACTAGAAGACACAGCAGAAGGGTACTACTATGAGCTAATCCATCGGAATCTCCTCCAACCAGATGGCACAATTTTTAACCAGGCTCAATGCAGAATGCATGACCTCTTAAGACAGCTTGCTTGCAAATTATCACGGGACGAATGCTTTATTGGAGACGTTGAAACATTGAGGGGTGAGAATATGTCAAAATTGCGATGCCTTTCTGTTGTCAGTAAGAAGGATAAATTAGTGTTAACTAGCATGGATAACATGGTAGTTAAGGTGAGGACATTCCTTGCTTTTTATGGTCCATGGAAGATTGAGGATGCATTCTTCAAGAGATTTCTACTTCTTCGTGTTCTGGCCCTGAATTACTCAATTGTGCAAAACATTCCAGATTATATAGGAAAATTGATCCATCTACGCCTACTTGATCTTGGTCATACTGGCATATCTCATCTTCCAGAATCCATTGGATCCCTAAAGAACCTTCAAGTATTGAGCTTGATAAATTGTGATGCTCTGCAGAGTCTTCCGTCGGCGATGACCCAATTGTGCAATCTACGATGTCTTCGTCTTACTGGTACAAAAGTAAATCAGGTTCCAAAAGGGATAGGAAAATTAAATTTACTCACTGAATTACGAGGATTTCTTGTCGGCGACATAAGTGATAATGCTGATGTACAAGATGGGTGGAAGTTGGAAGAGTTGTCTTCTTTGCCGCAAATGATGTATCTTAATCTTGTTAAATTGGAAAGGACGGCTCATTGTCGTACAAATGTAGTGCTGGAGGACAAAAAGCATCTAAAAGAACTAGTGCTAGAGTGGACCACACATGGAGAGGGACTATATTCAGAAGATGTTAGCAATGCCGAGAAGGTCTTTGAGCTGCTAGTACCTCCATGCAACCTGGAAACCCTCTATATCTTTGGATTCTTTGGTCAGAGGTATCCCACGTGGTTTGGTACCACCTGTTTGTCTTCAGTAACACACTTGTTCCTAAAAAATCTACGATCATGCGTGGATCTTCCACCGGTCGGACAGCTACCAAACTTGAAGTTTCTGAGAATTGATGGAGCACATGCAGTTACCAAGGTTGGACCTGAATTTGTTAGCTACAGGGTGGGTGAACCCATAAGCAATGGGTTCATTGCTTTCCCTAAACTTGAATGGTTCTTCATCAAGGATATGCCCAACTGGGAGGAGTGGTCTTTTTTTAAGGGAGTGGAAAATGTTGTTGATGAAGGTGGAGAGGATGGTGGTGCGGAAATTTGTAACGGTGATGCCCAATCTATACGATTGCAACTGCTGCCTCGTTTGGTGAAGTTGAAAGTCGAAGGTTGCCCAAAGCTGAGGGCTCTCCCGCGACAGCTTGGAGAGGACACCGCCAGCTTGAAGGAGCTCTTGTTAATTGGAGCGAACAACTTGAAGGCCGTGGAGGACCTCACAGTGCTCGAGCTCCTTGTGATTGAGGATTGTGAAGGCCTGGAGAAGGTCTCCAACCTCCCTCAAGTGTCAAAACTACAAGTACGTGGTTGTCCAAACTTAAGCCATGTAGAGGGGTTGGGCAATTTGCAGCAGCTGGGGTTGGGCGAGGATATGCAGGAGATATCTTCCCGTTGGGTGCCTGGGCTTCAGAACCAGCGCCAGCGACTTCATGGCGAAGACCTGGATGTCTACACACTGTCTACCGGTTAG
- the LOC123077117 gene encoding probable chromatin-remodeling complex ATPase chain isoform X2, translated as MARPARRRVVEEEEESSSSGEEQQDQSGSGEEAGGGEAKEEVDEEEIEAVTTGAGADEEEEEDGGEEDEEEPESDEDDEAEDPAGIPEVGKQERARLKQLQKLKKQKIQEILQTQNAAINADMNKKGKGRLKYLLQQTEIFAHFAEGSQTKEKKPRGRGRPASKRRAVEEDDEEYLQEEEDALASSVGTHLLVQPSCINGQMRDYQLAGLNWLIRLYENGINGILADEMGLGKTLQTISLMGYLHEFRGITGPHMVVAPKSTLGNWMNEIARFCPLLRAVKFLGNPEERNHIREKLLQPGKFDVCVTSFEMAIKEKNALKRFSWRYIIIDEAHRIKNENSLLSKTMRLFSTNYRLLITGTPLQNNLHELWSLLNFLLPEIFSSADTFDEWFQITGENDQQEVVQQLHKVLRPFLLRRLKSDVEKGLPPKKEIILKVGMSQMQKQYYRGLLQKDLEVINAGGERKRLLNIAMQLRKCCNHPYLFQGAEPGPPYTTGDHLIETAGKMVLLDKLLPKLKDRDSRVLIFSQMTRLLDILEDYLIYRGYQFCRIDGSTGGQDRDASIDAFNKPGSEKFVFLLSTRAGGLGINLATADVVILYDSDWNPQADLQAQDRAHRIGQKKEVQVFRFCTEYTIEEKVIERAYKKLALDALVIQQGRLSGQKTVNKDDLLQMVRYGAEMVFSSKDSTITDEDVDRIIAKGEETKAALDAKMKKFTEDAIKFKMDDTAELYDFDGDKEENEADFKKIVAENLVVELPRRERIRNYNESEYFKQALRQAAPAKPKELRIPKMPTLHDFQFFNSQRLNELYEKEVRHLVQTNQKKDTIDGEDEDQVEPFTAEELEEKQRLLEAGFATWTKRDFNTFIRACEKYGRNDIKGISSEMEGKTEEEVQRYAEVFKERYTELSDHERIIKNIERGEARITRKDEIMTAIGKKLDRYKNPWLELKVQYGTNKGKFYNEECDRFMLCMAHKLGYGKWDELRSAFRMSPLFRFDWFVKARSAQELARRCDTLVRLVEKENQEYDERERQARKEKRLAKMTPTKQKMTPTKQKTTPTKQAASRVSDGETAPANPSKKNKTPTKQKMTPTKRAGETAPATSSKKRRQSLMDDFLGSGKKGKA; from the exons ATGGCGAGGCCGGCGAGGCGCCGCgtcgtggaggaggaggaggagtcctcctcctccggcgaggagCAGCAGGACCAGTCCGGATCCGGCGAGGAGGCGGGAGGGGGCGAGGCGAaggaggaggtcgacgaggaggagaTCGAGGCCGTCACCACCGGCGCgggcgcggacgaggaggaggaggaggacggcggggaggaggatgaggaggagccggagtccgacgaggacgacgag GCCGAAGACCCTGCTGGAATTCCAGAGGTAGGGAAGCAGGAACGAGCCAGGCTCAAACAACTTCAGAAACTGAAGAAGCAGAAGATCCAAGAGATATTACAGACCCAGAATGCTGCCATCAATGCTGACATG AACAAGAAAGGGAAAGGGCGATTGAAGTACCTACTGCAGCAGACAGAAATATTTGCCCACTTTGCAGAAGGAAGCCAGACTAAAGAGAAGAAGCCACGTGGAAG GGGACGCCCTGCATCAAAGAGGAGGGCAGTAGAGGAGGACGATGAAGAGTAcctccaagaggaggaagatgcacTTGCTAGTTCAGTCGGAACACACTTGCTTGTGCAGCCATCAT GCATAAATGGACAAATGCGAGATTACCAACTAGCTGGGCTTAATTGGCTCATACGGCTGTATGAAAATGGCATTAATGGAATATTGGCTGATGAGATG GGTCTTGGGAAAACTCTTCAAACTATTTCACTGATGGGCTATCTGCATGAATTCAGAGGAATAACTGGTCCTCACATGGTTGTTGCGCCAAAGTCTACTCTTGGTAACTGGATGAACGAAATTGCTCGTTTTTGTCCCCTTTTGCGTGCTGTGAAATTCTTGGGAAATCCAGAAGAGAGG AATCATATAAGGGAGAAATTGCTACAGCCAGGAAAATTCGATGTGTGTGTGACCAGTTTTGAAATGGCAATCAAAGAAAAAAATGCATTGAAGCGTTTCAGCTGGCGCTACATTATTATTGATGAAGCTCATCGGATAAAAAATGAGAACTCTCTTCTGTCTAAGACGATGAGGCTTTTTAGCACTAACTATCGTCTACTCATCACAGGCACTCCACTCCAG AACAATCTCCATGAGCTTTGGTCTCTACTCAATTTCTTGCTGCCTGAGATATTTAGTTCTGCAGACACCTTTGATGAGTGGTTCCAAATTACTGGTGAAAATGATCAACAGGAGGTTGTTCAGCAGCTTCATAAG GTTCTTCGCCCATTTCTTCTCCGGAGGCTTAAATCTGATGTCGAAAAGGGTTTACCTCCAAAGAAAGAAATTATCCTTAAAGTTGGGATGTCTCAGATGCAAAAGCAGTACTATCGAGGTCTGCTTCAGAAAGATTTGGAGGTTATTAATGCTGGTGGCGAACGTAAAAGATTGCTTAACATAGCCATGCAGTTACGAAAGTGCTGCAACCATCCATATTTATTCCAAGGGGCAGAACCGGGCCCACCTTACACAACTGGTGACCATCTCATTGAGACTGCAG GGAAAATGGTGCTCTTAGATAAATTGCTGCCCAAATTAAAGGACCGCGACTCCAGAGTGCTTATTTTCTCACAG ATGACCAGGCTTTTGGATATCTTGGAAGATTATCTTATATACAGAGGGTATCAGTTTTGCCGAATAGATGGAAGTACAGGTGGACAAGATCGTGATGCATCCATTGATGCATTTAACAAACCAGGAAGTGAGAAGTTTGTTTTCTTGCTTTCAACCAGGGCTGGTGGACTTGGTATCAACCTTGCCACTGCTGATGTTGTGATTCTTTATGATAGTGATTG GAATCCACAAGCTGATCTTCAAGCTCAAGACCGTGCGCATAGGATAGGTCAAAAGAAAGAAGTTCAAGTTTTCCGATTTTGCACCGAG TATACCATTGAGGAAAAAGTGATTGAGAGAGCATACAAGAAGCTTGCATTGGATGCTTTGGTTATTCAACAAGGACGATTGTCAGGGCAGAAAA CTGTCAATAAGGATGACTTATTGCAAATGGTTAGATATGGTGCGGAAATGGTGTTCAGTTCCAAGGATAGCACAATAACAGATGAGGATGTTGACAGAATTATAGCTAAAGGAGAAGAGACAAAAGCAGCGCTGGATGCAAAGATGAAAAAATTCACAGAGGATGCCATTAAGTTTAAAATGGATGACA CTGCTGAATTGTATGATTTTGATGGTGATAAG GAGGAAAACGAGGCTGATTTTAAGAAAATTGTTGCTGAGAATTTGGTGGTCGAGCTACCTAGGAGAGAAAGGATAAGGAA TTACAATGAGTCTGAATACTTCAAGCAAGCACTTCGCCAAGCAGCACCAGCTAAACCCAAGGAACTACGGATTCCAAAAATGCCAACTTT GCATGATTTCCAGTTCTTCAACAGTCAAAGGCTAAATGAGTTGTATGAAAAGGAAGTCCGACACCTTGTG CAAACCAACCAGAAGAAAGATACcattgacggtgaagatgaag ATCAGGTGGAGCCTTTTACTGCAGAGGAGCTGGAGGAGAAGCAGCGGTTATTGGAAGCG GGTTTTGCAACATGGACTAAGAGAGACTTCAACACATTTATTCGTGCATGTGAGAAATATGGTCGCAATGACATAAAGGGTATATCCTCTGAAATGGAAGGGAAAACAGAAGAAGAGGTTCAACGATATGCTGAAGTTTTCAAGGAGAGATACACGGAACTGAGTG ATCATGAGAGAATTATCAAAAACATCGAAAGGGGGGAGGCAAGGATAACTCGCAAGGATGAGATTATGACAGCAATTGGGAAGAAGTTGGACCGCTATAAGAACCCATGGTTAGAGCTGAAAGTTCAGTATGGCACAAACAAAGGGAAGTTCTATAACGAGGAATGTGACCGTTTTATG CTATGCATGGCGCACAAGCTTGGTTACGGGAAGTGGGATGAACTTAGATCTGCCTTCCGCATGTCACCCTTGTTCCGATTCGATTGGTTTGTGAAGGCGAGAAGTGCACAAGAGCTGGCTAGGCGGTGCGACACGCTTGTCCGCCTAGTTGAGAAAGAGAACCAAGAATACGATGAGCGAGAGAGGCAGGCACGGAAAGAGAAAAGGCTTGCTAAG ATGACACCAACAAAGCAGAAGATGACGCCAACAAAGCAGAAGACGACGCCAACAAAGCAAGCTGCATCAAGGGTTTCAGACGGCGAGACGGCTCCAGCGAATCCATCCAAGAAG AATAAGACACCAACAAAGCAGAAAATGACACCTACAAAGCGAGCTGGTGAGACGGCTCCAGCGACCTCATCCAAGAAGCGGCGGCAGTCCCTTATGGATGATTTCCTGGGCTCG GGAAAGAAGGGGAAGGCGTAA
- the LOC123077117 gene encoding probable chromatin-remodeling complex ATPase chain isoform X1: MARPARRRVVEEEEESSSSGEEQQDQSGSGEEAGGGEAKEEVDEEEIEAVTTGAGADEEEEEDGGEEDEEEPESDEDDEAEDPAGIPEVGKQERARLKQLQKLKKQKIQEILQTQNAAINADMNKKGKGRLKYLLQQTEIFAHFAEGSQTKEKKPRGRGRPASKRRAVEEDDEEYLQEEEDALASSVGTHLLVQPSCINGQMRDYQLAGLNWLIRLYENGINGILADEMGLGKTLQTISLMGYLHEFRGITGPHMVVAPKSTLGNWMNEIARFCPLLRAVKFLGNPEERNHIREKLLQPGKFDVCVTSFEMAIKEKNALKRFSWRYIIIDEAHRIKNENSLLSKTMRLFSTNYRLLITGTPLQNNLHELWSLLNFLLPEIFSSADTFDEWFQITGENDQQEVVQQLHKVLRPFLLRRLKSDVEKGLPPKKEIILKVGMSQMQKQYYRGLLQKDLEVINAGGERKRLLNIAMQLRKCCNHPYLFQGAEPGPPYTTGDHLIETAGKMVLLDKLLPKLKDRDSRVLIFSQMTRLLDILEDYLIYRGYQFCRIDGSTGGQDRDASIDAFNKPGSEKFVFLLSTRAGGLGINLATADVVILYDSDWNPQADLQAQDRAHRIGQKKEVQVFRFCTEYTIEEKVIERAYKKLALDALVIQQGRLSGQKTVNKDDLLQMVRYGAEMVFSSKDSTITDEDVDRIIAKGEETKAALDAKMKKFTEDAIKFKMDDTAELYDFDGDKEENEADFKKIVAENLVVELPRRERIRNYNESEYFKQALRQAAPAKPKELRIPKMPTLHDFQFFNSQRLNELYEKEVRHLVQTNQKKDTIDGEDEDQVEPFTAEELEEKQRLLEAGFATWTKRDFNTFIRACEKYGRNDIKGISSEMEGKTEEEVQRYAEVFKERYTELSDHERIIKNIERGEARITRKDEIMTAIGKKLDRYKNPWLELKVQYGTNKGKFYNEECDRFMLCMAHKLGYGKWDELRSAFRMSPLFRFDWFVKARSAQELARRCDTLVRLVEKENQEYDERERQARKEKRLAKKMTPTKQKMTPTKQKTTPTKQAASRVSDGETAPANPSKKNKTPTKQKMTPTKRAGETAPATSSKKRRQSLMDDFLGSGKKGKA, translated from the exons ATGGCGAGGCCGGCGAGGCGCCGCgtcgtggaggaggaggaggagtcctcctcctccggcgaggagCAGCAGGACCAGTCCGGATCCGGCGAGGAGGCGGGAGGGGGCGAGGCGAaggaggaggtcgacgaggaggagaTCGAGGCCGTCACCACCGGCGCgggcgcggacgaggaggaggaggaggacggcggggaggaggatgaggaggagccggagtccgacgaggacgacgag GCCGAAGACCCTGCTGGAATTCCAGAGGTAGGGAAGCAGGAACGAGCCAGGCTCAAACAACTTCAGAAACTGAAGAAGCAGAAGATCCAAGAGATATTACAGACCCAGAATGCTGCCATCAATGCTGACATG AACAAGAAAGGGAAAGGGCGATTGAAGTACCTACTGCAGCAGACAGAAATATTTGCCCACTTTGCAGAAGGAAGCCAGACTAAAGAGAAGAAGCCACGTGGAAG GGGACGCCCTGCATCAAAGAGGAGGGCAGTAGAGGAGGACGATGAAGAGTAcctccaagaggaggaagatgcacTTGCTAGTTCAGTCGGAACACACTTGCTTGTGCAGCCATCAT GCATAAATGGACAAATGCGAGATTACCAACTAGCTGGGCTTAATTGGCTCATACGGCTGTATGAAAATGGCATTAATGGAATATTGGCTGATGAGATG GGTCTTGGGAAAACTCTTCAAACTATTTCACTGATGGGCTATCTGCATGAATTCAGAGGAATAACTGGTCCTCACATGGTTGTTGCGCCAAAGTCTACTCTTGGTAACTGGATGAACGAAATTGCTCGTTTTTGTCCCCTTTTGCGTGCTGTGAAATTCTTGGGAAATCCAGAAGAGAGG AATCATATAAGGGAGAAATTGCTACAGCCAGGAAAATTCGATGTGTGTGTGACCAGTTTTGAAATGGCAATCAAAGAAAAAAATGCATTGAAGCGTTTCAGCTGGCGCTACATTATTATTGATGAAGCTCATCGGATAAAAAATGAGAACTCTCTTCTGTCTAAGACGATGAGGCTTTTTAGCACTAACTATCGTCTACTCATCACAGGCACTCCACTCCAG AACAATCTCCATGAGCTTTGGTCTCTACTCAATTTCTTGCTGCCTGAGATATTTAGTTCTGCAGACACCTTTGATGAGTGGTTCCAAATTACTGGTGAAAATGATCAACAGGAGGTTGTTCAGCAGCTTCATAAG GTTCTTCGCCCATTTCTTCTCCGGAGGCTTAAATCTGATGTCGAAAAGGGTTTACCTCCAAAGAAAGAAATTATCCTTAAAGTTGGGATGTCTCAGATGCAAAAGCAGTACTATCGAGGTCTGCTTCAGAAAGATTTGGAGGTTATTAATGCTGGTGGCGAACGTAAAAGATTGCTTAACATAGCCATGCAGTTACGAAAGTGCTGCAACCATCCATATTTATTCCAAGGGGCAGAACCGGGCCCACCTTACACAACTGGTGACCATCTCATTGAGACTGCAG GGAAAATGGTGCTCTTAGATAAATTGCTGCCCAAATTAAAGGACCGCGACTCCAGAGTGCTTATTTTCTCACAG ATGACCAGGCTTTTGGATATCTTGGAAGATTATCTTATATACAGAGGGTATCAGTTTTGCCGAATAGATGGAAGTACAGGTGGACAAGATCGTGATGCATCCATTGATGCATTTAACAAACCAGGAAGTGAGAAGTTTGTTTTCTTGCTTTCAACCAGGGCTGGTGGACTTGGTATCAACCTTGCCACTGCTGATGTTGTGATTCTTTATGATAGTGATTG GAATCCACAAGCTGATCTTCAAGCTCAAGACCGTGCGCATAGGATAGGTCAAAAGAAAGAAGTTCAAGTTTTCCGATTTTGCACCGAG TATACCATTGAGGAAAAAGTGATTGAGAGAGCATACAAGAAGCTTGCATTGGATGCTTTGGTTATTCAACAAGGACGATTGTCAGGGCAGAAAA CTGTCAATAAGGATGACTTATTGCAAATGGTTAGATATGGTGCGGAAATGGTGTTCAGTTCCAAGGATAGCACAATAACAGATGAGGATGTTGACAGAATTATAGCTAAAGGAGAAGAGACAAAAGCAGCGCTGGATGCAAAGATGAAAAAATTCACAGAGGATGCCATTAAGTTTAAAATGGATGACA CTGCTGAATTGTATGATTTTGATGGTGATAAG GAGGAAAACGAGGCTGATTTTAAGAAAATTGTTGCTGAGAATTTGGTGGTCGAGCTACCTAGGAGAGAAAGGATAAGGAA TTACAATGAGTCTGAATACTTCAAGCAAGCACTTCGCCAAGCAGCACCAGCTAAACCCAAGGAACTACGGATTCCAAAAATGCCAACTTT GCATGATTTCCAGTTCTTCAACAGTCAAAGGCTAAATGAGTTGTATGAAAAGGAAGTCCGACACCTTGTG CAAACCAACCAGAAGAAAGATACcattgacggtgaagatgaag ATCAGGTGGAGCCTTTTACTGCAGAGGAGCTGGAGGAGAAGCAGCGGTTATTGGAAGCG GGTTTTGCAACATGGACTAAGAGAGACTTCAACACATTTATTCGTGCATGTGAGAAATATGGTCGCAATGACATAAAGGGTATATCCTCTGAAATGGAAGGGAAAACAGAAGAAGAGGTTCAACGATATGCTGAAGTTTTCAAGGAGAGATACACGGAACTGAGTG ATCATGAGAGAATTATCAAAAACATCGAAAGGGGGGAGGCAAGGATAACTCGCAAGGATGAGATTATGACAGCAATTGGGAAGAAGTTGGACCGCTATAAGAACCCATGGTTAGAGCTGAAAGTTCAGTATGGCACAAACAAAGGGAAGTTCTATAACGAGGAATGTGACCGTTTTATG CTATGCATGGCGCACAAGCTTGGTTACGGGAAGTGGGATGAACTTAGATCTGCCTTCCGCATGTCACCCTTGTTCCGATTCGATTGGTTTGTGAAGGCGAGAAGTGCACAAGAGCTGGCTAGGCGGTGCGACACGCTTGTCCGCCTAGTTGAGAAAGAGAACCAAGAATACGATGAGCGAGAGAGGCAGGCACGGAAAGAGAAAAGGCTTGCTAAG AAGATGACACCAACAAAGCAGAAGATGACGCCAACAAAGCAGAAGACGACGCCAACAAAGCAAGCTGCATCAAGGGTTTCAGACGGCGAGACGGCTCCAGCGAATCCATCCAAGAAG AATAAGACACCAACAAAGCAGAAAATGACACCTACAAAGCGAGCTGGTGAGACGGCTCCAGCGACCTCATCCAAGAAGCGGCGGCAGTCCCTTATGGATGATTTCCTGGGCTCG GGAAAGAAGGGGAAGGCGTAA